A window of Erpetoichthys calabaricus chromosome 12, fErpCal1.3, whole genome shotgun sequence contains these coding sequences:
- the LOC114662794 gene encoding cytochrome b-c1 complex subunit 10, with the protein MLSKAIGPRYAQLLRLWFPTLGAWGTVGAVGLVYATDWRLILDYVPYINGKFKKDE; encoded by the exons ATGCTTAGTAAAGCGATTGGTCCGCGATACGCTCAGTTGCTCCGATTGTG GTTTCCCACTTTGGGTGCCTGGGGTACAGTGGGTGCTGTTGGATTGGTGTATGCCACTGACTGGAGGCTAATTCTGGACTATGTGCCCTACATCAATGGCAAATTCAAGAAAGATGAGTAG